Proteins encoded in a region of the Pieris rapae chromosome 12, ilPieRapa1.1, whole genome shotgun sequence genome:
- the LOC110993776 gene encoding protein obstructor-E-like: protein MTFLNGIDVKHAAEVFVKSTGPQKKMVKFVFIAGLMVVCCYSGAAEILPPVLAIDPTPPPSHPKGCIRRNAYIPVEAECDAYVECKDFMPIQMNCPDGLHFDPRVEWPNYPCGYPMDVQCLGRNLPQAAKPNPDCPHRYGYFRSPVAAPNDCGQYRFCLDGKPIEMECPTGLAFNPDSGRCDWPGLVKSCNVEAYLGYTCPPATYDESGDPIVTNHRYKGSCYAFYSCQGGGHPRLLSCDAGFAFDEATGRCKDADKVRCQDNASTSVPALE, encoded by the exons atgacatttctaAATGGAATCGATGTCAAACACGCAGCAGAAGTCTTTgtaaaaagtactggaccacaaaaaaaaatggttaaatttgttttcatcGCTGGGTTGATGGTGGTCTgtt gttaCTCCGGTGCAGCGGAAATTCTTCCGCCTGTTTTAGCCATAGACCCCACTCCACCACCATCACATCCAAAAGGTTGTATCCGCCGGAACGCCTATATTCCAGTCGAAGCAGAATGCGATGCCTATGTCGAGTGTAAA gATTTCATGCCAATTCAAATGAATTGCCCGGACGGACTCCACTTCGACCCCAGAGTTGAATGGCCAAACTACCCTTGTGGATATCCCATGGATGTGCAATGTTTGGGCCGGAATTTGCCCC AGGCTGCAAAACCAAACCCGGACTGTCCTCACCGTTATGGCTACTTCCGATCTCCAGTCGCCGCTCCAAATGACTGTGGCCAGTACCGCTTTTGTCTTGATGGCAAACCCATTGAAATGGAATGCCCTACTGGACTAGCTTTCAACCCTGACTCCGGACGCTGTGATTGGCCGGGACTTGTCAAATCTTGCAATGTCgaag CTTACCTCGGATACACCTGCCCTCCAGCCACATACGACGAGAGTGGAGACCCAATTGTTACAAACCAcag ATACAAGGGTAGTTGCTACGCATTCTATTCATGTCAAGGTGGTGGTCACCCTCGCCTACTCTCCTGTGACGCTGGCTTCGCTTTTGATGAAGCCACTGGCAGGTGCAAGGATGCCGACAAAGTGCGTTGTCAAGACAACGCGTCAACATCTGTACCGGCactagaataa